From one Cupriavidus sp. P-10 genomic stretch:
- a CDS encoding tyrosine-type recombinase/integrase, translating into MSDPVRPPDSRAPTATPDGGADRVATPVRRRQRAPVAPTRLLGPHHFAFYRGVLEGVDLARLADRYLDTGRDLRVARATVDWIAGELTRGVRRLATRPRAAQSPTDGHDHDAHHPDAPAPGGAAGIPGMAGTPPPRRWSEAAWHALFHAPAGESAAARQARCQRQQRALEALQPLLAARPAADDAVGGWFTPAIAQRLVAVGWTTLGALQAGIAQGGARWYRQISRIGTHTARRIEAWLAEFATELGAIPPAALVPRRSATAAELASLRPPAAMVAPLEALLLPPALDGRHGHNRAAAGSESRIAAQTDLMAIHAWLGVHPPIGGHTWRAYRTQAERFLLWAVFARGKALSDLTVEDCSAYLAFLADPQPAAQWVGARGTPRYRFDWRPFEGPLSAGSVRQAFTIVKSLCAWLVSAQYLRYNPFALLPKPKAARQGRIQVARSFTETQWQFLRSFATGLPPDDARTARMQFLLRFAYATGLRISEQAQVTVGELRQQDLAADQRGMWTLSFVGKGTRAREVHVPAPVIEALRDYLAARGLGREFERLHPETPLIGRVKADGQAGRLSVAQLDAIWKGFFAQAAEVLATEDPAGAARLAQASAHWLRHTFGSHAIARGVALDVVQHQLGHASLATTSVYVHVEDARRARELDRAGMY; encoded by the coding sequence GTGTCCGACCCCGTCCGCCCACCCGATTCCCGCGCCCCGACCGCCACGCCGGACGGTGGGGCGGACCGCGTCGCAACCCCGGTACGCCGCCGGCAGCGTGCGCCGGTCGCGCCCACGCGCCTGCTCGGCCCCCATCACTTCGCGTTCTACCGCGGCGTGCTCGAAGGGGTCGATCTGGCCCGCCTGGCCGACCGCTATCTGGACACGGGACGGGATCTGCGCGTGGCGCGCGCGACCGTCGACTGGATCGCCGGGGAGCTGACCCGCGGCGTGCGTCGCCTGGCGACCCGGCCTCGCGCGGCGCAGTCCCCAACCGACGGCCACGACCACGATGCCCACCATCCGGATGCGCCGGCGCCAGGCGGGGCGGCCGGGATCCCAGGCATGGCGGGCACCCCGCCGCCGCGCCGCTGGAGCGAGGCCGCCTGGCACGCACTGTTTCATGCGCCGGCGGGCGAGAGCGCGGCCGCCCGGCAGGCCCGGTGCCAGCGCCAGCAGCGCGCACTCGAGGCGTTGCAGCCGCTGCTCGCGGCGCGTCCGGCGGCCGACGATGCCGTCGGCGGCTGGTTCACACCCGCGATCGCCCAGCGCCTGGTCGCGGTGGGTTGGACCACGCTCGGTGCGCTGCAGGCCGGCATCGCGCAGGGCGGGGCGCGCTGGTATCGGCAGATTTCCCGCATCGGCACGCACACGGCGCGACGCATCGAGGCGTGGCTGGCCGAGTTCGCGACTGAACTGGGTGCCATCCCGCCGGCCGCGCTAGTGCCGCGGCGCAGCGCCACGGCGGCAGAGCTCGCGAGCCTGCGTCCGCCCGCCGCGATGGTGGCGCCGCTGGAGGCGCTGCTGCTGCCACCGGCGCTCGATGGCCGGCACGGCCACAATCGCGCGGCCGCTGGCAGCGAGTCGCGCATCGCCGCCCAGACCGACCTGATGGCGATCCACGCCTGGCTCGGCGTGCATCCCCCCATCGGCGGCCATACCTGGCGCGCGTACCGCACCCAGGCCGAACGGTTCCTCCTCTGGGCCGTGTTCGCCCGCGGCAAGGCCCTGTCCGACCTGACGGTCGAGGACTGCAGCGCGTATCTGGCCTTCCTGGCCGATCCGCAGCCCGCCGCGCAGTGGGTTGGGGCGCGCGGCACGCCGCGCTATCGCTTCGACTGGCGGCCGTTCGAGGGGCCGCTGTCTGCCGGCAGCGTGCGGCAGGCCTTCACCATCGTGAAGAGCCTGTGCGCCTGGCTGGTCAGTGCCCAGTACCTGCGCTACAACCCGTTCGCGCTGCTGCCCAAGCCGAAGGCGGCCAGGCAGGGCCGCATCCAGGTGGCGCGCAGCTTTACCGAGACGCAGTGGCAATTCCTGCGCAGTTTCGCCACGGGCCTGCCGCCCGACGATGCCCGCACGGCGCGGATGCAGTTCCTGTTGCGCTTCGCCTACGCCACCGGCCTGCGGATCTCGGAGCAGGCCCAGGTCACGGTCGGCGAACTGCGGCAGCAGGATCTGGCGGCCGACCAGCGCGGCATGTGGACGTTGTCGTTCGTGGGGAAGGGCACCCGGGCCCGCGAGGTGCACGTGCCCGCACCGGTGATCGAGGCGCTGCGCGACTACCTGGCCGCGCGGGGCCTGGGCCGGGAGTTCGAGCGCCTGCACCCGGAGACGCCGCTGATCGGCCGTGTCAAGGCCGACGGCCAGGCGGGCAGGCTGTCGGTGGCGCAGCTCGATGCGATCTGGAAGGGATTCTTTGCCCAGGCGGCCGAGGTGCTGGCCACGGAGGATCCGGCCGGCGCCGCGCGCCTGGCGCAGGCCAGCGCCCACTGGCTGCGGCACACCTTCGGCTCGCACGCGATTGCGCGCGGCGTGGCGCTCGATGTGGTCCAGCACCAGCTTGGCCACGCGTCGCTCGCCACCACCTCGGTCTACGTCCATGTGGAAGACGCGCGGCGCGCGCGCGAACTCGATCGGGCCGGCATGTATTGA
- a CDS encoding H-NS histone family protein codes for MSPELERRDAITWIRVQMARHGLHVEDLIAAGCFPAPAAAVAKGVVRYRNAEGQGWDGQGAMPDWLHRAVNAGQRLEHFAVSDAAFP; via the coding sequence ATGTCCCCTGAGCTTGAACGACGAGACGCCATTACCTGGATTCGCGTGCAAATGGCGCGCCATGGGTTGCATGTCGAGGACCTGATCGCGGCCGGCTGCTTCCCGGCACCAGCCGCCGCGGTGGCGAAAGGCGTCGTCCGCTATCGCAACGCCGAGGGGCAGGGCTGGGACGGGCAGGGCGCGATGCCCGACTGGCTGCACCGTGCGGTCAACGCGGGACAACGCCTGGAGCATTTCGCGGTCAGTGATGCCGCGTTCCCGTGA